The Ananas comosus cultivar F153 linkage group 2, ASM154086v1, whole genome shotgun sequence genome contains a region encoding:
- the LOC109724838 gene encoding protease Do-like 8, chloroplastic isoform X1, which yields MQVLACDPSPQIHGFRAAAAARRFGRREIVVDGVSSACRRSSIASDSGVFEASSQSEWISRSSDDQTFEFGEMMNTVIPFATRRKLFASSAFGFCLHSSRYFPALALGDTSVKIKDVTPQVFPSGPLFASEERTVELFEKNTYSVVNIFDVTLRPQLNLTGVVEVPEGNGSGVVWDDSGHIVTNYHVVGNALSRNPKPGQVVARVNILASEGVQKNFEGKLIGADRAKDLAVLKVEASSDLLKPINVGQSSALKVGQQCLAIGNPFGFDHTLTVGVISGLNRDILSQTGVTIGGGIQTDAAINPGNSGGPLLNSKGHMVGINTAIFTQTGTSAGVGFAIPSSTVLKIVPQLILFGRAVRAGLNVEIAPDLIANQLNVRNGALVLQVPANSFAAKAGLLPTTRGFAGSIVLGDIIVGIDNKPVRSKSDLLKALDDYNVGDKVVLKIQRGTQNMEISLILEESSM from the exons ATGCAGGTGTTGGCTTGTGATCCATCGCCGCAGATCCATGGGttccgagcggcggcggcggcgaggcgctTCGGCCGCCGAGAGATCGTCGTCGACGGGGTCTCATCCGCGTGCCGTAGGAGCAGCATCGCGTCGGATTCTGGTGTTTTCGAAGCTTCTTCACAATCCGAATGGATTTCGAG GTCATCTGACGACCAGACATTTGAATTTGGTGAAATGATGAATACCGTTATTCCATTCGCAACACGCCGAAAGCTTTTTGCTTCTTCAGCCTTCGGTTTTTGCTTGCATTCTTCAAGGTATTTTCCAG CCCTTGCTCTAGGCGACACGTCTGTCAAAATCAAGGATGTAACTCCTCAAGTTTTCCCTTCTGGTCCACTCTTTGCTTCTGAG GAAAGGACTGTAGAGCTTTTTGAGAAGAACACTTATTCTGTTGTCAACATCTTTGATGTAACATTACGTCCCCAACTTAATTTAACAGGTGTTGTTGAG GTTCCAGAAGGAAATGGTTCTGGAGTAGTTTGGGATGATTCTGGACACATTGTAACAAATTACCATG TTGTCGGGAATGCTCTGTCAAGGAACCCTAAGCCTGGTCAAGTTGTTGCACGTGTTAACATACTTGCCTCTGAAGG GGTGCAGAAGAATTTTGAGGGTAAGTTGATCGGTGCAGACCGTGCTAAAGATCTTGCTGTGCTGAAG GTGGAAGCTTCTTCAGATCTCCTGAAGCCAATTAATGTGGGGCAATCCTCTGCTCTTAAAGTTGGGCAGCAATGTTTAGCAATTGGAAACCCCTTTGGTTTTGACCATACTCTAACTGTTGGAGTTATTAGTGGACTGAACCGGGACATTTTAAGTCAGACTGGGGTAACAATTGGAGGTGGTATTCAGACAGATGCAGCCATCAATCCTGGGAATAG TGGTGGTCCCTTGCTAAATTCCAAAGGTCATATGGTCGGGATCAACACAGCGATATTTACGCAGACAG GGACTTCTGCAGGCGTAGGCTTTGCCATCCCATCTTCAACTGTACTTAAGATAGTACCTCAATTAATCCTGTTTGGGCGG GCTGTTCGTGCTGGTTTAAATGTGGAAATTGCCCCAGATTTGATTGCTAATCAATTGAATGTTCGGAATGGTGCTCTTGTGCTACAG GTTCCTGCAAACAGCTTTGCAGCAAAAGCTGGTTTGCTTCCTACGACGAGAGGATTTGCAGGTAGCATTGTTCTCGGGGATATCATAGTTGGAATAGATAATAAACCT GTTAGGAGTAAATCAGACCTATTGAAGGCTCTGGATGATTATAATGTTGGAGACAAAGTTGTGTTAAAGATCCAGAGAGGTACTCAGAATATGGAGATAAGTTTGATTTTAGAAGAGTCAAGCATGTGA
- the LOC109724838 gene encoding protease Do-like 8, chloroplastic isoform X2, whose protein sequence is MELILYALALGDTSVKIKDVTPQVFPSGPLFASEERTVELFEKNTYSVVNIFDVTLRPQLNLTGVVEVPEGNGSGVVWDDSGHIVTNYHVVGNALSRNPKPGQVVARVNILASEGVQKNFEGKLIGADRAKDLAVLKVEASSDLLKPINVGQSSALKVGQQCLAIGNPFGFDHTLTVGVISGLNRDILSQTGVTIGGGIQTDAAINPGNSGGPLLNSKGHMVGINTAIFTQTGTSAGVGFAIPSSTVLKIVPQLILFGRAVRAGLNVEIAPDLIANQLNVRNGALVLQVPANSFAAKAGLLPTTRGFAGSIVLGDIIVGIDNKPVRSKSDLLKALDDYNVGDKVVLKIQRGTQNMEISLILEESSM, encoded by the exons ATGGAACTTATTCTTTATG CCCTTGCTCTAGGCGACACGTCTGTCAAAATCAAGGATGTAACTCCTCAAGTTTTCCCTTCTGGTCCACTCTTTGCTTCTGAG GAAAGGACTGTAGAGCTTTTTGAGAAGAACACTTATTCTGTTGTCAACATCTTTGATGTAACATTACGTCCCCAACTTAATTTAACAGGTGTTGTTGAG GTTCCAGAAGGAAATGGTTCTGGAGTAGTTTGGGATGATTCTGGACACATTGTAACAAATTACCATG TTGTCGGGAATGCTCTGTCAAGGAACCCTAAGCCTGGTCAAGTTGTTGCACGTGTTAACATACTTGCCTCTGAAGG GGTGCAGAAGAATTTTGAGGGTAAGTTGATCGGTGCAGACCGTGCTAAAGATCTTGCTGTGCTGAAG GTGGAAGCTTCTTCAGATCTCCTGAAGCCAATTAATGTGGGGCAATCCTCTGCTCTTAAAGTTGGGCAGCAATGTTTAGCAATTGGAAACCCCTTTGGTTTTGACCATACTCTAACTGTTGGAGTTATTAGTGGACTGAACCGGGACATTTTAAGTCAGACTGGGGTAACAATTGGAGGTGGTATTCAGACAGATGCAGCCATCAATCCTGGGAATAG TGGTGGTCCCTTGCTAAATTCCAAAGGTCATATGGTCGGGATCAACACAGCGATATTTACGCAGACAG GGACTTCTGCAGGCGTAGGCTTTGCCATCCCATCTTCAACTGTACTTAAGATAGTACCTCAATTAATCCTGTTTGGGCGG GCTGTTCGTGCTGGTTTAAATGTGGAAATTGCCCCAGATTTGATTGCTAATCAATTGAATGTTCGGAATGGTGCTCTTGTGCTACAG GTTCCTGCAAACAGCTTTGCAGCAAAAGCTGGTTTGCTTCCTACGACGAGAGGATTTGCAGGTAGCATTGTTCTCGGGGATATCATAGTTGGAATAGATAATAAACCT GTTAGGAGTAAATCAGACCTATTGAAGGCTCTGGATGATTATAATGTTGGAGACAAAGTTGTGTTAAAGATCCAGAGAGGTACTCAGAATATGGAGATAAGTTTGATTTTAGAAGAGTCAAGCATGTGA
- the LOC109724826 gene encoding probable arabinosyltransferase ARAD1 isoform X1, which translates to MLHLLVSRIYYQSHLRINCDNTYSHVDSLIYPLNQPQGAENLITIFVEEVAETDSTQMLDKTMQPSTVTRKILFRVISLSIFLIIFSCLVLLKNSSRSYIIPETVLMLVLANKTSEPSTEVRDSDNPPLNSLFSPPLLPLINRRPASRSPVRVRRNAKFETLKVYMYDLPPEFHFGMLDWKGRGDQIWPDVRSVNRIPRYPGGLNLQHSIEYWLILDLLSSTVPGFDRPCSAVRVTNSSLADVIFVPFFSSLSYNRHSKPSGREKVSRNRFLQDELVKYLRSQEEWRRGGGRDHLIVAHHPNSMLEARRKLGSAMFVLADFGRYPVEIANLKKDIIAPYRHVVDSVGNDSAPFEKRRTLAYFQGAIYRKDGGMIRQTLYQLLKNEKDVHFTYGTVRQGGIRNAGRGMASSKFCLNIAGDTPSSNRLFDAIVSHCVPVIISDDIELPFEDVLDYSEFCVFIRASDAVKKGFLVNVLRGTTRDKWTKMWQRLKQIAHHFEFQYPSKQGDAVQMIWEAVARKISSVHLELHRKKRYYRTQLNN; encoded by the exons ATGCTCCATCTACTTGTGTCACGAATTTATTACCAATCCCACTTACGAATAAATTGCGATAACACCTATTCTCATGTTGATAGCTTGATTTATCCTCTTAATCAG CCACAGGGAGCTGAGAATTTGATCACAATTTTTGTTGAAGAAGTTGCTGAAACTGATTCAACTCAGATGTTGGATAAAACAATGCAACCTTCAACAGTGACAAGAAAGATCCTTTTTCGTGTTATATCTCTATCCATCTTCCTCATCATCTTCTCCTGTTTGGTTCTTCTGAAAAACTCCAGCAGAAGCTACATAATCCCTGAAACAGTTCTCATGCTGGTTCTTGCCAACAAGACATCTGAGCCCAGCACAGAAGTTAGGGATAGTGATAACCCTCCCCTCAACTCTTTGTTTTCTCCTCCTCTGCTTCCTCTCATTAATAGGAGGCCCGCATCGAGAAGCCCGGTtcgtgttcgacgaaatgccaaGTTCGAGACGCTGAAGGTTTACATGTATGACCTTCCTCCCGAGTTTCACTTCGGAATGTTGGATTGGAAAGGACGAGGTGATCAGATATGGCCGGATGTTCGTAGTGTAAATCGCATTCCGAGGTACCCGGGGGGTCTGAATTTGCAGCACAGTATCGAATACTGGCTCATCCTAGACCTTTTATCTTCGACTGTTCCGGGCTTTGATAGGCCTTGCAGTGCTGTTAGAGTGACGAATTCTAGTCTTGCGGATGTGATCTTCGTGCCGTTCTTCTCTTCTTTGAGTTACAATCGACACTCTAAGCCTTCTGGGAGGGAGAAAGTCAGTAGGAATAGGTTTTTGCAGGATGAATTGGTGAAGTACTTGAGGAGTCAAGAAGAGTGGAGGAGAGGGGGTGGAAGGGATCATCTCATTGTGGCTCACCATCCGAATAGTATGTTGGAAGCTCGGAGGAAGCTAGGGTCCGCTATGTTTGTGCTTGCGGATTTTGGGAGATACCCTGTTGAGATCGCGAATTTGAAGAAGGATATTATTGCTCCTTACAGGCATGTTGTGGATTCTGTTGGCAATGATTCTGCCCCTTTTGAAAAGCGTCGAACATTGGCCTACTTCCAGGGAGCGATTTATAGGAAAGAC GGCGGTATGATACGTCAGACACTTTACCAACTTCTCAAGAATGAAAAAGATGTCCACTTCACTTACGGAACTGTTCGTCAAGGCGGAATCAGAAATGCTGGCAGGGGAATGGCTTCATCGAAATTCTGTCTAAATATTGCGGGCGACACCCCATCTTCGAATCGCCTCTTTGATGCCATTGTGAGCCATTGTGTTCCTGTCATTATCAGTGACGACATTGAGCTCCCGTTCGAGGATGTTTTAGATTATTCGGAATTCTGTGTTTTTATCCGTGCCTCAGATGCCGTGAAGAAAGGTTTTCTGGTAAATGTGCTGAGGGGAACAACACGAGACAAGTGGACTAAAATGTGGCAGAGATTAAAGCAAATAGCACATCACTTTGAGTTTCAGTACCCGTCGAAGCAAGGAGATGCTGTTCAGATGATATGGGAGGCAGTTGCTCGAAAAATCTCGTCTGTGCATTTGGAGCTACATAGGAAGAAGAGGTACTACAGGACACAGCTCAATAACTAA
- the LOC109724826 gene encoding probable arabinosyltransferase ARAD1 isoform X2, which translates to MLHLLVSRIYYQSHLRINCDNTYSHVDSLIYPLNQGAENLITIFVEEVAETDSTQMLDKTMQPSTVTRKILFRVISLSIFLIIFSCLVLLKNSSRSYIIPETVLMLVLANKTSEPSTEVRDSDNPPLNSLFSPPLLPLINRRPASRSPVRVRRNAKFETLKVYMYDLPPEFHFGMLDWKGRGDQIWPDVRSVNRIPRYPGGLNLQHSIEYWLILDLLSSTVPGFDRPCSAVRVTNSSLADVIFVPFFSSLSYNRHSKPSGREKVSRNRFLQDELVKYLRSQEEWRRGGGRDHLIVAHHPNSMLEARRKLGSAMFVLADFGRYPVEIANLKKDIIAPYRHVVDSVGNDSAPFEKRRTLAYFQGAIYRKDGGMIRQTLYQLLKNEKDVHFTYGTVRQGGIRNAGRGMASSKFCLNIAGDTPSSNRLFDAIVSHCVPVIISDDIELPFEDVLDYSEFCVFIRASDAVKKGFLVNVLRGTTRDKWTKMWQRLKQIAHHFEFQYPSKQGDAVQMIWEAVARKISSVHLELHRKKRYYRTQLNN; encoded by the exons ATGCTCCATCTACTTGTGTCACGAATTTATTACCAATCCCACTTACGAATAAATTGCGATAACACCTATTCTCATGTTGATAGCTTGATTTATCCTCTTAATCAG GGAGCTGAGAATTTGATCACAATTTTTGTTGAAGAAGTTGCTGAAACTGATTCAACTCAGATGTTGGATAAAACAATGCAACCTTCAACAGTGACAAGAAAGATCCTTTTTCGTGTTATATCTCTATCCATCTTCCTCATCATCTTCTCCTGTTTGGTTCTTCTGAAAAACTCCAGCAGAAGCTACATAATCCCTGAAACAGTTCTCATGCTGGTTCTTGCCAACAAGACATCTGAGCCCAGCACAGAAGTTAGGGATAGTGATAACCCTCCCCTCAACTCTTTGTTTTCTCCTCCTCTGCTTCCTCTCATTAATAGGAGGCCCGCATCGAGAAGCCCGGTtcgtgttcgacgaaatgccaaGTTCGAGACGCTGAAGGTTTACATGTATGACCTTCCTCCCGAGTTTCACTTCGGAATGTTGGATTGGAAAGGACGAGGTGATCAGATATGGCCGGATGTTCGTAGTGTAAATCGCATTCCGAGGTACCCGGGGGGTCTGAATTTGCAGCACAGTATCGAATACTGGCTCATCCTAGACCTTTTATCTTCGACTGTTCCGGGCTTTGATAGGCCTTGCAGTGCTGTTAGAGTGACGAATTCTAGTCTTGCGGATGTGATCTTCGTGCCGTTCTTCTCTTCTTTGAGTTACAATCGACACTCTAAGCCTTCTGGGAGGGAGAAAGTCAGTAGGAATAGGTTTTTGCAGGATGAATTGGTGAAGTACTTGAGGAGTCAAGAAGAGTGGAGGAGAGGGGGTGGAAGGGATCATCTCATTGTGGCTCACCATCCGAATAGTATGTTGGAAGCTCGGAGGAAGCTAGGGTCCGCTATGTTTGTGCTTGCGGATTTTGGGAGATACCCTGTTGAGATCGCGAATTTGAAGAAGGATATTATTGCTCCTTACAGGCATGTTGTGGATTCTGTTGGCAATGATTCTGCCCCTTTTGAAAAGCGTCGAACATTGGCCTACTTCCAGGGAGCGATTTATAGGAAAGAC GGCGGTATGATACGTCAGACACTTTACCAACTTCTCAAGAATGAAAAAGATGTCCACTTCACTTACGGAACTGTTCGTCAAGGCGGAATCAGAAATGCTGGCAGGGGAATGGCTTCATCGAAATTCTGTCTAAATATTGCGGGCGACACCCCATCTTCGAATCGCCTCTTTGATGCCATTGTGAGCCATTGTGTTCCTGTCATTATCAGTGACGACATTGAGCTCCCGTTCGAGGATGTTTTAGATTATTCGGAATTCTGTGTTTTTATCCGTGCCTCAGATGCCGTGAAGAAAGGTTTTCTGGTAAATGTGCTGAGGGGAACAACACGAGACAAGTGGACTAAAATGTGGCAGAGATTAAAGCAAATAGCACATCACTTTGAGTTTCAGTACCCGTCGAAGCAAGGAGATGCTGTTCAGATGATATGGGAGGCAGTTGCTCGAAAAATCTCGTCTGTGCATTTGGAGCTACATAGGAAGAAGAGGTACTACAGGACACAGCTCAATAACTAA
- the LOC109728028 gene encoding pentatricopeptide repeat-containing protein At3g26782, mitochondrial-like: MATRGEWRVLLQSCGSVRSLKPLHAAVLRRRPSDLPLSAAAASRYAALGRPDLALSLATSLLYPTPPPSSSSSSSDDDHDDPFPWNLLLRALSDAGEHRRALSLYRLMPHLLPDRFTFPPLLKSCARLRDVAEGAALHRHAAALGLHADAFVANSLVAMYGHCGDAGAAREVFDGMRERSVVSWTAMIGALAQSGFRSEALGMFRKMLEERGVRPNRATFLNAMPCVASGEEADELYELIVRQGLDSDLSIRNAMVGMLARCGRTQFARKVFDEISEKDLVSWTSMIEAYRQADMYADALNIFKKMKQLGIPLDAVLVLAIIRACSNSMLASIRHAKFIHGVVIRVSLHKDLMVETGLVDLYVKRGSLVDARKIFDRMKERNLVTWSTMISGYGMHGHGKDALQLFENMKALLVPDHIVFVSVLSACSHAGLVDEGKRCFNSMASEFGLAPRTEHYACMVDILGRAGKLNEAREFIEKMPIKPDSSVWGSLLGACRMYPNAEIAELAANQLFKLDPQNSGRYVLLSNVYTSLGKIEEAHRIRALMRSQGVKKTAGYTVIEVKNKVYKFLVGDERNPQSDLIYRELERLMDRIRRMGYVPNTNFALHDVEEETKEKSLYVHSEKLAVVFGLINSGPGCVIRIHKNLRVCGDCHSATKFISEVTGRDIVVRDSHRFHHFSGGVCSCGDYW, translated from the coding sequence ATGGCGACGCGGGGCGAGTGGCGAGTGCTCCTCCAGAGCTGCGGCAGCGTCCGATCCCTGAAACCCCTCCACGCCGCCGTACTCCGCCGCCGCCCATCCGACCTccccctctccgccgccgccgcctcccgctaCGCGGCGCTCGGCCGCCCCGACCTCGCCCTTTCCCTCGCCACCTCCCTCCTCTACCCAactcctcccccctcctcctcctcctcctcctccgacgacgacCACGATGATCCGTTCCCATGGaacctcctcctccgcgcccTCTCCGACGCCGGCGAGCACCGCCGCGCCCTCTCCCTCTACCGCCTCATGCCCCACCTCCTCCCCGACCGCTTCACCTTCCCCCCGCTCCTCAAGTCCTGCGCCCGCCTCCGCGACGTCGCCGAGGgcgccgcgctccaccgccaCGCCGCCGCGCTCGGCCTCCACGCCGACGCCTTCGTCGCCAACTCCCTCGTCGCCATGTACGGCCACTGCGGCGACGCGGGCGCCGCGCGGGAGGTGTTCGACGGAATGCGCGAGCGAAGCGTGGTCTCTTGGACCGCGATGATCGGGGCGCTGGCGCAGAGCGGGTTCCGCTCCGAGGCGCTCGGAATGTTCCGGAAGATGCTGGAGGAGAGAGGAGTTCGGCCGAACAGGGCTACGTTCTTGAACGCGATGCCGTGCGTCGCTTCTGGTGAAGAGGCCGATGAATTGTACGAGCTTATTGTGAGGCAGGGTCTCGATTCCGATTTGTCTATCCGGAATGCAATGGTGGGGATGCTTGCAAGGTGCGGGAGGACCCAGTTTGCTCGAAAGGTGTTTGATGAAATCTCTGAGAAGGATTTAGTATCGTGGACTTCGATGATTGAGGCATATCGACAGGCTGATATGTATGCCGATGCTTTAAACATTTTCAAAAAGATGAAGCAACTCGGTATTCCGCTAGACGCTGTTTTGGTTCTCGCCATCATCCGTGCGTGTTCTAATTCCATGCTAGCCAGCATTAGGCATGCGAAATTCATTCACGGGGTTGTGATTAGGGTCTCATTGCAtaaggatttgatggttgaaACCGGTTTGGTCGATCTTTATGTGAAAAGGGGGAGCCTTGTAGATGCTCGTAAGATATTCGATCGAATGAAGGAAAGGAATTTGGTAACATGGAGCACCATGATATCTGGGTATGGGATGCACGGGCACGGCAAAGATGCTCTCCAGCTCTTTGAAAATATGAAAGCTTTGTTGGTTCCAGATCACATTGTGTTCGTCTCCGTTCTCTCAGCATGTAGCCACGCCGGGCTGGTTGATGAAGGAAAGCGATGCTTCAATTCCATGGCGTCTGAATTTGGGCTTGCTCCGCGAACTGAACACTATGCTTGTATGGTAGATATCTTGGGGCGGGCCGGGAAATTAAACGAAGCTCGAGAATTTATCGAGAAAATGCCAATCAAGCCGGACTCTAGTGTGTGGGGTTCGTTGCTCGGTGCTTGTAGAATGTACCCAAATGCAGAGATAGCAGAATTGGCTGCAAATCAACTGTTTAAATTGGACCCTCAAAACTCAGGCCGTTATGTTTTACTCTCGAACGTATACACTTCTCTTGGCAAGATTGAAGAAGCCCATCGGATTCGGGCACTGATGAGAAGTCAAGGAGTTAAAAAAACAGCCGGTTACACTGTTATAGAAGTGAAGAACAAGGTTTACAAGTTCTTAGTTGGAGATGAGAGGAACCCGCAGTCAGATTTGATTTATAGAGAGCTAGAGAGATTGATGGATAGGATTCGCAGGATGGGATATGTTCCTAATACAAATTTCGCATTGCACGATGTCGAGGAAGAGACTAAGGAGAAGTCGCTGTACGTACACAGCGAGAAGCTAGCGGTTGTCTTCGGGCTTATTAATTCGGGCCCTGGATGTGTGATTAGGATCCACAAGAACTTGAGAGTTTGCGGAGATTGTCATAGTGCCACCAAGTTCATATCGGAAGTTACAGGGAGGGACATTGTGGTGAGAGATTCTCATAGATTTCACCATTTTAGTGGCGGTGTATGCTCTTGCGGGGATTATTGGTGA
- the LOC109706527 gene encoding gibberellin-regulated protein 6-like, which produces MAMAYKLFILVAFALLAISMAEDKVLAQGTDHVEGEYHLEGSNGQGSLRSYQCPGQCSRRCAQTQYKKPCLFFCQKCCMKCLCVPSGYYGNKGECPCYNNWKTKRGGPKCP; this is translated from the exons ATGGCCATGGCCTACAAGCTCTTTATTTTGGTTGCTTTTGCTCTCCTAGCCATTTCCATGGCTGAGGACAAG GTGTTGGCTCAGGGAACAGATCATGTCGAAGGGGAGTACCATTTGGAGGGTTCAAATGGGCAGGGGAGTCTCCGAAGCTATC AATGCCCCGGGCAATGCTCAAGGAGGTGCGCACAAACCCAATACAAGAAGCCGTGCTTATTCTTTTGCCAAAAGTGTTGCATGAAGTGCCTTTGCGTCCCCTCGGGGTATTATGGGAACAAAGGGGAGTGCCCTTGCTACAACAATTGGAAGACCAAGCGCGgaggaccaaaatgcccttga
- the LOC109706765 gene encoding zinc-finger homeodomain protein 9-like yields MDAMAPKVLDHDAKAKPLSFSNGALKKHHHHHHHHLHRVPPTAAAAAAAAVAAAGDFLYRECLKNHAASLGGHALDGCGEFMPSPAANPSDPTSLKCAACGCHRNFHRRMPEPISLHHPDDAREGEGEGEDEMDGARGGPAGDHRRHAVDEDDEDEDDEDEEEIADGPQHQQHHVNPSRSSASPPPYSSAPHMLLALSSGASAAPGSAAARPIPPPPAAPAHAPPGAAAAAALLPRKRFRTKFSPEQKERMQGLAERLGWRMQKRDEGIVDEWCREIGVGKGVFKVWMHNNKHTFLGTGRRGDAAARGAGGGDGGGGMEGSISGGNGGDINHVVNGSSSSS; encoded by the coding sequence ATGGACGCGATGGCCCCGAAGGTGTTGGATCACGACGCGAAGGCGAAGCCCCTGTCGTTCTCCAACGGCGCCCTAAAGAAgcaccaccaccatcaccaccaccacctccaccggGTGCCACccaccgcggcggcggcggcggcggcggcggtggcggcggcgggggatTTTCTGTACAGGGAGTGTCTGAAGAACCACGCGGCGAGCCTCGGGGGCCACGCGCTCGACGGGTGCGGCGAGTTCATGCCCTCGCCGGCGGCGAACCCCTCCGACCCCACCTCCCTCAAGTGCGCCGCGTGCGGGTGCCACCGCAACTTCCACCGCCGCATGCCGGAGCCGATCAGCCTCCATCACCCCGACGACGCccgcgagggcgagggcgagggcgaggacgaGATGGACGGCGCCCGCGGCGGCCCCGCCGGAGATCACCGGCGCCACGCGGTGGACGAagacgacgaggacgaggacgacgaggacgaggaggagatcGCCGACGGGCCCCAGCACCAGCAGCACCACGTAAACCCTAGCCGGAGCTCCGCGTCCCCGCCCCCCTACTCCTCCGCGCCGCACATGCTCCTGGCGCTCAGCTCCGGGGCGTCGGCGGCGCCAGgatccgccgccgcgcgccCGATCCCGCCGCCCCCGGCCGCTCCCGCGCATGCGCcgccgggggcggcggcggcggcggcgctgctACCTCGGAAGAGGTTCCGCACGAAGTTCAGCCCCGAGCAGAAGGAGCGGATGCAGGGGCTGGCCGAGCGCCTGGGGTGGCGGATGCAGAAGCGGGACGAGGGGATCGTGGACGAGTGGTGCCGCGAGATCGGGGTGGGGAAGGGGGTCTTCAAGGTCTGGATGCACAACAACAAGCACACCTTCTTGGGGACGGGGAGGCGAGGCGACGCCGCCGCGAgaggcgccggcggcggcgatggcggcggcgggaTGGAGGGGAGCATAAGCGGCGGTAATGGTGGGGACATTAATCATGTGGTGAATGggtcgtcttcttcctcttga
- the LOC109726071 gene encoding mini zinc finger protein 2-like, whose translation MTLLVAEKESSKSIDKMKKCLVVLRGCEPDGRIRCSEACVRRVVRYGECQKNHAASIGGHAVDGCREFMAGAGEEGTSGALTCAACGCHRSFHRRLQEYEAACDCSSET comes from the coding sequence AtgacattattggtggccgaaAAAGAAAGCTCCAAGTCGATCGATAAGATGAAGAAGTGCCTCGTGGTGCTGAGAGGGTGCGAGCCCGACGGTCGAATTCGTTGCAGCGAAGCGTGCGTGAGGAGGGTGGTGAGATATGGCGAGTGCCAGAAGAACCACGCAGCGAGCATCGGAGGCCACGCCGTGGACGGGTGCAGGGAGTTCATGGCGGGGGCTGGCGAGGAGGGAACGAGCGGAGCCCTCACGTGTGCGGCCTGCGGGTGCCACCGGAGCTTCCACCGGAGGTTGCAGGAGTACGAGGCTGCATGCGACTGTTCTTCGGAAACATAG